A part of Cryptococcus neoformans var. grubii H99 chromosome 6, complete sequence genomic DNA contains:
- a CDS encoding transferase, which translates to MSHLPSEVPMLRLSYNDIHKAIQDTAVEIKKEFAPTLFIAIGGGGFIPARILRTQLKNDVNGKKRNIPIQAVGLVLYEDMGGVEEKVGAEVVRTQWLDFSTLGDNFTHGGLLGRRILIVDEVDDTRTTLMYLVKELQRDINKQLEDVKDEVERERLRAETKLGVFVVHNKLKPKAGTLPDDVAYFSAVDTPDVWLAYPWECDGDIDAHDTLRSENPKI; encoded by the exons ATGTCCCATCTCCCCTCTGAAGTCCCTAT GCTCCGATTGAGCTACAATGATATCCACAAGGCTATCCAAGACACGGCCGTCgagatcaagaaggagTTTG CTCCTACATTGTTCATCGCTATCGGTGGAGGCGGCTTCATTCCTGCCCGTATTTTGCGTACCCAACTGAAAAACGACGtaaatgggaagaagcggaatATCCCTATCCAGGCTGTGGGTCTGGTACTTTACGAGGATATGGGTGGA gtggaagaaaaagtcGGTGCCGAAGTCGTCCGCACCCAATGGCTCGACTTTTCCACTCTCGGCGACAACTTTACCCACGGCGGTCTTCTCGGTCGGCGGATCCTTATTGTCGACGAAGTTGACGATACCCGTACGACGTTGATGTACTTGGTGAAAGAGCTGCAGAGGGATATCAACAAGCAGCTTGAGGACGTCAAGGATGaggtggagagggagaggttgagggCGGAGACAAAGTTGGGTGTTTTTGTAGTTCACAACAA GCTCAAACCCAAAGCCGGTACGCTTCCCGACGACGTTGCCTACTTTTCCGCTGTCGACACCCCCGACGTCTGGCTCGCCTACCCTTGGGAATGTGATGGCGATATCGATGCACACGATACATTGAGGTCTGAGAACCCCAAGATCTAG